One Perognathus longimembris pacificus isolate PPM17 chromosome 2, ASM2315922v1, whole genome shotgun sequence DNA segment encodes these proteins:
- the Tmem140 gene encoding transmembrane protein 140 produces MALSRLWRGGDGHLPFVGIMVLTAAVIALLSYALLWKAGNLVELPDLTIGFYNFCLWNEDTGSLQCHSFPELEALGMSRVGLALARLGVYGAFVLALFVPLPLLLAWCSRNEGEWHLAVGFLAGSFVLLTSGLGLFLSFVWRWIRLSLLGPGSLALGLAQVLLLLLSMATAVFSPKVRTRSSWRTASSV; encoded by the coding sequence ATGGCCCTCTCCAGGCTGTGGCGGGGTGGCGACGGCCACCTGCCCTTCGTGGGCATCATGGTCCTGACAGCTGCGGTCATTGCCCTCCTGTCCTACGCCCTCCTCTGGAAGGCCGGCAACCTCGTGGAGCTGCCCGACCTGACCATCGGCTTCTACAACTTCTGCCTGTGGAACGAGGACACGGGCTCGCTGCAGTGCCACAGCTTCCCGGAGCTGGAGGCCCTGGGGATGTCCCGGGtgggcctggccctggccaggCTTGGCGTGTACGGGGCCTTCGTCCTCGCCCTCTTTGTccccctgcctctcctcctcgCCTGGTGCAGCAGGAACGAGGGGGAGTGGCACCTGGCCGTGGGCTTCCTGGCAGGGTCCTTCGTGCTGCTGACCAGCGGCCTgggcctcttcctctccttcgtGTGGAGGTGGATCCGGCTCTCCCTCCTGGGGCCTGGCTCTCTAGCTCTGGGTCTGGCCCAGGTCTTACTCTTACTTTTGTCTATGGCCACAGCTGTGTTCTCTCCAAAGGTCAGGACAAGGTCAAGCTGGAGAACTGCTAGTTCTGTCTAA
- the Cyren gene encoding cell cycle regulator of non-homologous end joining — protein MTEMQALQSGTKKRVLPSWMTAQVAERKGVPVKTPKRRRMQLLSACRPAVKTVYFMNEAELVDVALGILAEGRKQEGPWEQPALAGSDKPPRPPSCPVSPHTSSPGSSSSEDEDGGSDSPAPDLSPAQEQGAPSATCRGAPGEKEEEEDALKYVREIFFS, from the exons ATGACAGAGATGCAAGCCTTACAATCTGGGACCAAAAAGAGGGTCCTTCCCTCCTGGATGACAGCCCAGGTGGCTGAGAGGAAGGGGGTGCCGGTGAAGACCCCCAAAAGGAGGAGAATGCAATTGCTATCAGCATGCAG ACCTGCAGTGAAGACCGTGTACTTCATGAACGAAGCAGAGTTGGTGGATGTGGCGCTGGGCATCCTGGCTGAG GGCCGCAAACAGGAAGGGCCCTGGGAACAGCCAGCTCTGGCGGGCTCTGATAAgccaccccgccccccctcctgccccgtgTCACCGCACACAAGCTCCCCTGGGAGCAGCAGCAGCGAGGACGAGGACGGTGGGAGCGATTCGCCTGCCCCAGACCTCAGCCCTGCGCAGGAGCAGGGGGCCCCCAGCGCCACCTGCCGCGGGGCCcccggagagaaggaagaggaagaggatgcatTAAAGTATGTCCGGGAGATATTTTTCAGCTAA